One window of Thermocoleostomius sinensis A174 genomic DNA carries:
- the treY gene encoding malto-oligosyltrehalose synthase has translation MQIPLATYRIQFNAGFNFQDATTIIPYLAELGISDLYASPILTARKGSTHGYDVVNPQEINPELGGTEDFEGLVATLKRYEMGWVQDIVPNHMAFSSQNHILVDVLENGPDSQYRNFFDIDWNHPYNGINGRVLAPFLGKFCGDCLESGELKLRYDQAGISINYYDQSFPLRIESYSHILMYDLSRLREQLGRNHPLFIKLLGVLYMLKYIPSGAEGRERYDQITFIKRMLWELWNESAEVKAFIEQNIETFNGEVGKPESFNLLDSLLNEQFFRLAYWKVGNEELNYRRFFTVNDLISLRVEDQKVYDTTHAFILQLVQEGKLTGLRIDHIDGLYDPAQYLSRLRDGAPDVYLIVEKILEADEELPLNWPIQGTTGYDFMSQVNGLFCQQANESEFDAIYHQFIGKFVDLEKLIDENKRLIIGKHLAGDIDNLAHLLKQIADRHRYASDFTMYGLKRALVEILAVFPVYRTYISREGASKADQECMQWVVRRAKENLPDFGNELYFIEKFLSLDFDDHLSQEDEKLWLHFIMRLQQFTGPLMAKGVEDTVFYVYNRLISLNEVGSSPAHFGLSIDDFHAFNQMRSSHWPHAMNATATHDTKRGEDVRARINVLSEMPQEWVDCLKQWHEINAVHKVKVGNMSAPSRNDEYFFYQSLVGAFPFHEADYANFVQRMKEYIIKAIREAKTHTAWIRPNAEYEDAFMQFIDRTLDNSAKNPFLEAFRPFQRKIQHYGVFNSLSQTLLKLTTPGVPDFYQGTELWDLSLVDPDNRRPVDFDRRLEYLKEIKTKARSKSKKGILTYIEELLKTPEDARLKLFLIYRTLQARRTYAELFQRGSYEKLTVLGSLKGHVVAFTRELGDLRAIVVVPRLLTELVKAGEYPLGEQVWHETRILQPPGSSAVLHNAITGEEIQSEETLWLKEIFAQFPVALLVGKVEQPA, from the coding sequence ATGCAAATTCCTCTCGCAACGTACCGGATTCAGTTCAATGCAGGCTTTAACTTTCAAGACGCAACAACCATCATTCCGTATTTAGCCGAGCTAGGAATTTCTGACCTTTATGCGTCCCCAATTCTCACAGCCCGCAAAGGCAGTACTCACGGCTATGATGTCGTGAATCCTCAAGAGATTAATCCAGAATTGGGAGGAACAGAAGACTTTGAGGGACTGGTGGCGACACTAAAGCGCTATGAGATGGGCTGGGTGCAAGATATTGTGCCAAATCATATGGCGTTCAGCAGCCAAAATCATATTTTGGTCGATGTGTTGGAAAATGGGCCAGACTCACAATATCGCAATTTCTTTGACATTGACTGGAACCATCCCTATAACGGCATCAACGGTCGGGTTCTAGCTCCGTTTTTGGGTAAGTTTTGCGGTGATTGTTTGGAAAGCGGTGAACTGAAACTGCGCTATGACCAAGCAGGAATTTCTATCAATTACTACGATCAAAGTTTTCCCTTGCGAATTGAATCCTACAGCCACATCTTGATGTATGACTTGTCCCGGCTGCGGGAGCAGTTAGGGCGCAATCACCCTCTGTTTATCAAGCTGCTGGGGGTGCTTTACATGTTGAAGTACATTCCTTCAGGGGCAGAAGGACGAGAGCGCTACGATCAAATTACCTTCATCAAGCGCATGTTGTGGGAGCTTTGGAACGAAAGCGCTGAGGTGAAGGCGTTTATTGAACAGAATATCGAAACGTTTAACGGAGAAGTGGGGAAGCCGGAAAGCTTTAATCTGCTTGACAGTCTTCTAAATGAGCAGTTTTTTCGCTTGGCCTATTGGAAGGTGGGAAACGAAGAACTGAACTATCGGCGCTTTTTTACAGTCAATGATTTGATTTCGCTGCGAGTGGAAGACCAGAAGGTTTATGACACAACCCATGCCTTCATTTTGCAACTGGTACAAGAAGGTAAACTGACTGGACTGCGAATTGATCACATCGATGGACTCTATGATCCCGCTCAATATCTCAGCCGGTTGCGCGATGGTGCGCCTGATGTGTACCTCATCGTCGAGAAAATTCTGGAAGCGGACGAAGAACTGCCCCTGAACTGGCCGATTCAGGGAACTACAGGCTACGACTTCATGAGTCAGGTGAATGGTTTATTTTGTCAGCAAGCGAATGAATCAGAGTTTGATGCAATCTATCACCAATTCATTGGCAAGTTTGTGGATCTGGAGAAGTTAATTGATGAAAATAAACGCCTGATTATTGGCAAACACTTGGCGGGTGATATTGATAACTTAGCCCACTTATTGAAGCAAATTGCCGATCGCCATCGTTATGCTAGTGATTTCACCATGTATGGTTTGAAACGGGCCTTAGTAGAAATTTTGGCGGTGTTTCCGGTCTATCGTACCTACATCAGCCGTGAAGGAGCCAGCAAAGCCGATCAAGAGTGTATGCAGTGGGTAGTGCGTCGAGCTAAGGAGAATCTGCCCGATTTTGGCAACGAGCTTTATTTCATCGAAAAATTCTTGTCGCTAGATTTTGATGATCACCTCAGTCAGGAGGACGAGAAGCTGTGGCTGCATTTCATCATGCGCTTGCAGCAGTTTACGGGGCCATTGATGGCGAAGGGCGTTGAAGATACGGTGTTTTATGTCTATAACCGTTTAATTTCACTCAACGAGGTAGGGTCTTCACCGGCTCATTTTGGTCTGTCGATCGATGATTTCCATGCTTTCAATCAGATGCGATCGTCTCACTGGCCCCACGCCATGAACGCTACGGCCACTCACGATACCAAACGCGGCGAAGATGTGCGGGCTAGGATTAACGTGCTGTCGGAAATGCCGCAAGAGTGGGTAGATTGCCTGAAACAGTGGCATGAAATCAACGCTGTGCATAAGGTAAAAGTCGGCAACATGAGTGCACCCAGCCGCAATGATGAGTATTTCTTTTATCAATCTTTAGTAGGAGCCTTCCCCTTTCATGAGGCTGACTATGCCAATTTTGTGCAGCGAATGAAGGAATACATTATTAAAGCAATTCGCGAGGCGAAAACCCACACCGCCTGGATTCGCCCCAACGCAGAGTACGAAGATGCGTTTATGCAGTTTATCGATCGCACCTTGGATAATTCAGCCAAGAATCCGTTTTTGGAAGCGTTTCGCCCGTTTCAACGCAAAATTCAGCACTATGGGGTTTTCAATTCGCTGTCTCAAACCCTGCTGAAACTGACAACGCCCGGGGTTCCTGATTTTTATCAAGGGACGGAACTATGGGATTTAAGCTTAGTCGATCCCGATAATCGCCGTCCTGTGGATTTTGATCGTCGGCTAGAATACCTTAAAGAAATTAAAACTAAGGCGCGATCGAAATCCAAAAAAGGCATTTTGACCTACATTGAAGAGTTACTGAAAACCCCAGAAGATGCTCGCTTAAAGCTATTCTTGATCTATCGCACCCTGCAAGCTCGTCGCACCTATGCTGAGTTGTTTCAACGGGGCAGCTACGAAAAATTGACTGTGTTGGGCAGCTTGAAGGGACATGTAGTCGCTTTTACTCGGGAACTAGGAGACCTGCGGGCGATCGTGGTGGTGCCGCGGTTGCTCACAGAACTGGTTAAAGCAGGGGAATATCCGCTGGGCGAACAAGTTTGGCATGAAACCCGAATCTTGCAACCACCTGGCTCTTCGGCTGTGCTGCACAACGCGATTACGGGTGAAGAAATTCAAAGTGAGGAAACCCTGTGGCTCAAGGAAATCTTTGCTCAATTTCCAGTGGCGTTGCTGGTAGGTAAGGTGGAGCAGCCAGCTTAA
- a CDS encoding aspartate aminotransferase family protein, with amino-acid sequence MSPETLVQPPTLETAPLQISPADFDHYVMSTYARYPITLEKGEGCRVWDTDGREYLDFVAGIATCTLGHAHPAMIAAVTQQIQKLHHVSNLYYTQEQGELAKWLVEHSCADRVFFCNSGAEANEGAIKLARKYAHTVLGIQSPIIITAHASFHGRTLATITATGQPKYQKNFDPLMPGFYYVPYNDITALDAAIALLDGNERQVAAIMLEALQGEGGVRPGNLEYFQRIRDICNEKGILLIADEVQVGMGRTGHYWGYENLGIEPDIFTSAKGLGGGIPIGAMLCKSFCDVFQPGDHASTFGGNPFATGVALAVCKTLEQEGLLANVQARGEQLRSGLGTIVQQYSQHFSEVRGWGLINGLVLSGDTELVSADVVKAAAAEGLLLVPAGPKVVRFVPPLTVSAAEIDRAIEIINRGMTTLV; translated from the coding sequence GTGAGTCCAGAAACCCTTGTCCAACCACCCACTCTAGAAACTGCTCCGTTACAAATTTCGCCAGCAGATTTTGATCACTATGTCATGTCAACCTATGCACGCTATCCCATCACCCTAGAAAAGGGAGAGGGCTGTCGCGTGTGGGATACGGATGGGCGAGAGTATCTAGACTTTGTAGCTGGAATTGCCACTTGCACCTTGGGACATGCGCATCCGGCTATGATTGCAGCAGTGACGCAGCAAATTCAGAAGCTGCACCATGTTTCCAATCTGTATTACACCCAAGAGCAAGGAGAACTGGCCAAATGGCTGGTAGAGCATTCCTGTGCCGATCGCGTGTTTTTCTGCAACTCTGGAGCCGAAGCTAACGAAGGTGCCATTAAGCTAGCTCGGAAGTATGCGCATACTGTATTGGGAATTCAAAGCCCGATTATCATTACGGCACATGCTAGCTTCCACGGCCGCACCTTAGCCACCATCACCGCCACTGGACAGCCCAAGTACCAGAAGAACTTTGATCCGCTGATGCCGGGTTTCTACTATGTTCCGTACAACGACATTACAGCCCTAGACGCGGCGATCGCGCTGCTAGATGGCAATGAACGGCAAGTGGCGGCAATTATGCTGGAAGCGTTGCAGGGTGAAGGCGGTGTGCGTCCAGGGAACTTAGAGTATTTCCAGCGCATCCGCGATATCTGCAACGAGAAGGGCATTTTGTTGATTGCTGATGAGGTGCAGGTAGGTATGGGCCGTACCGGGCACTATTGGGGCTACGAAAATTTGGGCATTGAACCTGATATTTTCACTTCGGCAAAAGGACTAGGCGGCGGTATTCCCATCGGCGCTATGTTGTGTAAGTCGTTTTGTGATGTGTTTCAACCAGGTGATCACGCGAGTACCTTTGGTGGCAATCCTTTTGCAACTGGGGTGGCGCTAGCAGTGTGCAAAACGTTGGAACAGGAAGGGCTGTTGGCGAATGTGCAAGCACGGGGCGAGCAACTGCGATCGGGTTTGGGAACGATCGTGCAGCAGTATTCTCAGCACTTCAGTGAAGTTCGGGGTTGGGGACTTATCAACGGCTTGGTGCTGAGTGGCGACACTGAACTTGTATCGGCGGATGTTGTTAAAGCAGCGGCGGCAGAAGGGCTGTTGCTGGTACCAGCCGGACCAAAGGTGGTACGGTTTGTGCCTCCACTGACGGTGAGCGCGGCTGAAATCGATCGGGCGATCGAGATCATTAACCGGGGTATGACTACACTGGTCTGA
- a CDS encoding acyl-CoA thioesterase, which translates to MYQFPFVYHRTVRFQDTDAAGVVYFANVLSMCHEAYEAGLVAAGVKLQEFFSGNPVAIPIVHANVDFLRPMFCGEQYAIHLTPTVVTDTKFQLSYTLFPIDDSLANRPTLDKPSAQATTVHVCIDRQSRRRAPLPRAIGQWLQEKHEKQAAKDKG; encoded by the coding sequence ATGTACCAGTTTCCTTTTGTTTATCATCGCACAGTTCGGTTTCAAGATACGGATGCAGCAGGCGTTGTCTATTTTGCCAATGTTTTATCAATGTGTCACGAAGCCTATGAGGCAGGGTTGGTAGCCGCAGGAGTTAAATTGCAGGAGTTTTTCAGTGGAAACCCTGTAGCCATTCCGATCGTTCACGCCAACGTGGATTTTTTGCGCCCGATGTTTTGCGGTGAACAATATGCTATTCATCTGACGCCTACCGTCGTCACAGACACTAAATTTCAGTTGTCTTATACTCTATTTCCGATCGATGACTCCCTGGCCAATCGGCCTACATTAGACAAACCCAGCGCCCAAGCCACAACCGTGCATGTTTGTATTGATCGCCAAAGCCGTCGCCGCGCCCCCTTACCGAGAGCGATCGGGCAGTGGCTTCAGGAAAAGCATGAGAAGCAAGCAGCAAAGGATAAGGGCTAG
- the ligA gene encoding NAD-dependent DNA ligase LigA translates to MSSTPELAARSRLAELRKLLQKASYEYYVLDAPTMPDSVYDQLYRELQNLEQQYPELITPDSPTQRVGEKAATRFTSVQHNIPLYSLENAFNLDEFASWQERWRRVAPEVESFEYVCELKIDGNALALTYEQGILVRGATRGDGMTGEEITQNVKTIRSIPLRLNLENPPSIVEVRGEAFLELDVFKQINQEREQSGESLFANPRNATAGTLRQLDSRVVAKRRLAFFAYTLHVVDEAMGVENRESEGGETLQDTEAQLSLLTTFASPQHTVLKPEHATRQTPQTQWDCLELLQNMGFKVNPHRQLCRSLEEVAAYYDRWSTERLQLPYLTDGVVVKLNSLTLQERLGFTQKFPRWAIALKYPAEEAPTVVETIDVNVGRTGAVTPMAFLRPVQLAGTTVSRATLHNADRVAELDIRIGDTVVVRKAGEIIPEVVRVLPELRPEATQPYQMPTHCPECGQPLIRETGEAVIRCVNSSCPAILRKAIEHWASRDAMDIRGLGEKWVQQLVDRNLIHTVADLYDLTVELLMQIDRMGQKSAQNLVDAIDQSKHKPWARVLYGLGIRHIGSVNAQVLADHFPTVEALAAAEIETVASVYGIGTEIAQSVHQWFRVPANQALIERLRSAGVQLAGESHRSSALEPQPLKGKVFVITGTLPNLTRDEAKALIQKAGGKVTSSVSAKTSYVVVGAEAGSKLAKAEELGITQLTEADLQKLIASLEERSP, encoded by the coding sequence ATGTCTTCCACTCCAGAATTAGCTGCGCGATCGCGCCTTGCCGAACTACGGAAGCTGCTGCAAAAAGCCAGCTATGAATACTATGTGCTGGATGCTCCCACAATGCCCGATTCTGTCTATGATCAGCTTTATCGAGAACTGCAAAACCTGGAACAGCAGTATCCAGAGTTGATTACCCCCGATAGCCCCACGCAGCGAGTCGGCGAAAAGGCAGCGACGCGGTTTACCTCCGTTCAACACAATATTCCCCTTTACAGTCTGGAGAATGCGTTTAATCTCGATGAGTTTGCGAGTTGGCAAGAGCGCTGGCGACGGGTAGCCCCAGAGGTGGAGTCATTTGAGTACGTCTGTGAACTCAAAATAGACGGCAATGCTTTGGCGCTCACATATGAGCAGGGGATTTTAGTGAGAGGGGCGACGCGAGGAGACGGCATGACCGGAGAAGAAATTACCCAAAATGTCAAAACTATTCGATCGATTCCCCTGCGGCTCAATTTAGAGAATCCACCGTCGATCGTGGAAGTACGGGGCGAGGCGTTTCTGGAGTTGGATGTGTTTAAACAAATTAACCAAGAACGCGAGCAATCCGGAGAATCGTTGTTTGCCAATCCGCGTAACGCTACAGCGGGAACCCTGCGACAACTGGATTCACGGGTGGTGGCTAAACGGCGGCTAGCTTTTTTTGCCTATACCCTGCATGTAGTGGATGAGGCGATGGGGGTTGAAAACCGGGAATCGGAAGGTGGGGAGACTTTACAGGATACTGAAGCGCAGCTTTCCCTGTTAACCACCTTCGCGTCGCCTCAGCACACGGTTCTAAAACCAGAACATGCCACACGCCAAACGCCGCAAACGCAGTGGGATTGTCTGGAACTTTTGCAAAACATGGGCTTTAAGGTCAATCCCCATCGTCAACTCTGTCGATCGCTGGAGGAGGTGGCTGCATACTACGATCGTTGGTCTACGGAGCGGTTGCAGTTGCCCTATCTGACCGACGGGGTGGTAGTCAAGCTCAACTCCCTGACGCTGCAAGAGCGGCTTGGCTTTACGCAAAAGTTTCCACGCTGGGCCATTGCCCTCAAGTATCCAGCCGAAGAAGCGCCAACAGTAGTTGAAACGATCGATGTCAACGTGGGTAGAACTGGGGCAGTGACACCGATGGCGTTTTTGCGACCAGTGCAGTTGGCGGGAACTACGGTATCACGCGCAACCCTGCATAACGCCGATCGCGTAGCAGAACTAGACATTCGCATTGGCGATACGGTGGTGGTGCGTAAAGCTGGAGAAATTATTCCCGAAGTGGTGCGGGTGCTGCCTGAATTGCGTCCAGAAGCTACGCAACCCTACCAAATGCCGACCCATTGCCCAGAATGCGGTCAACCGCTGATACGCGAAACCGGAGAAGCCGTGATTCGCTGCGTCAATTCCTCCTGTCCGGCAATTTTGCGCAAGGCGATCGAACATTGGGCTAGCCGAGACGCCATGGACATTCGCGGCCTAGGAGAAAAGTGGGTGCAACAGTTGGTCGATCGCAACCTCATACACACCGTCGCCGATCTGTATGACCTCACCGTAGAGCTACTGATGCAGATCGATCGTATGGGGCAAAAGTCTGCGCAGAATCTCGTAGACGCGATCGATCAATCCAAGCATAAGCCTTGGGCGCGAGTGCTGTATGGCTTGGGCATTCGCCACATTGGCAGCGTCAATGCGCAGGTCTTAGCTGATCACTTTCCGACGGTTGAGGCACTGGCAGCCGCAGAGATTGAAACGGTCGCCTCGGTGTATGGCATTGGCACAGAAATTGCCCAATCGGTGCACCAGTGGTTTCGGGTTCCGGCCAATCAAGCGTTAATTGAGCGGTTGCGATCGGCAGGGGTGCAGCTAGCGGGTGAATCTCACCGATCGAGTGCGTTAGAACCACAGCCCCTCAAAGGCAAAGTGTTTGTGATTACTGGAACGCTGCCTAACTTGACCCGCGACGAGGCTAAAGCCCTAATTCAAAAAGCAGGTGGCAAAGTTACTAGTTCTGTTAGCGCCAAAACTAGTTATGTAGTCGTGGGAGCAGAGGCCGGATCAAAATTGGCCAAGGCAGAAGAGTTAGGAATCACCCAGTTGACCGAAGCCGATTTGCAAAAACTCATCGCATCGTTAGAAGAGAGATCACCCTAG
- a CDS encoding alpha/beta hydrolase, whose translation MSRTRRSPVSHRSSDRSVQPLCPPGIFAQGTVKQSQNGNISTKAGFNFQRLLSRLVSIGILPIILTAGSALGAERITLSYGAVERSIAVKSLAAYAEEGTVSSDLKAYTRFFNDQQLATLRQFLSTRADLSAVAVAQFLYTDQGEMLLERLGNVVRTESNLSGFYAIRSALILAAADETEGLTVLNVLKQFPLSRVRVDLVQTLRIVGDLEELIRQTQDAVALVKEQSAAEAYLTSWIDFSSLPDLRQPGSFPWQRRTLGLYDPQRNRSFPVDIYWPQLNTASEQTPATAAPVIVISHGLGSDRGTYAYLAQHLASYGFVVAVPEHPGSNAQQLRALISGQASQVTEPNEFINRPLDIQFLLNELAELSQTDPTLAGRLNLNQVGIIGQSMGGYTGLALAGAQINVEQLEADCTTDTLNLSLLLQCRALNLPQPLPDLRDPRIKAVLAINPIGSSLLGEADYANIQVPVMIVSGTADTIAPALPEQIRPFTWLQTPERYLLLLQGGTHFSSIDVPDPEASLSQGTLVQLPSEVVGPNPQIAHLYLQSIGLAFLGLHVAGDFTYLPYLEASYARYIAEASLPISLVHVLTPDQLMKAIEEQTIELVLPSTSATLRQRDAETKP comes from the coding sequence GTGTCCCGGACTCGACGATCACCTGTCTCTCATCGATCGAGCGATCGATCCGTACAACCTCTGTGCCCTCCTGGCATTTTTGCACAAGGCACGGTCAAACAATCCCAAAATGGGAACATATCTACCAAAGCTGGGTTCAACTTCCAGCGACTCTTATCGCGACTGGTCAGCATTGGAATTTTGCCCATCATTCTCACGGCTGGTTCAGCGTTGGGAGCCGAACGCATTACGTTGTCCTATGGCGCTGTTGAACGATCGATTGCTGTCAAATCCCTAGCTGCGTATGCTGAAGAGGGCACAGTATCTAGCGACCTCAAAGCCTACACTCGTTTTTTCAATGATCAGCAGCTTGCTACTCTGCGGCAATTTCTCTCGACTCGTGCGGATCTTTCAGCAGTGGCGGTGGCGCAGTTTCTTTACACTGACCAAGGCGAGATGCTGCTGGAACGCTTGGGCAATGTGGTACGCACCGAGTCTAATCTTTCTGGCTTCTATGCCATTCGATCGGCTTTGATCTTGGCGGCGGCCGACGAAACCGAAGGATTAACTGTGCTGAATGTGCTGAAGCAATTTCCGTTATCCCGGGTTCGGGTAGATTTGGTACAAACGCTACGAATTGTCGGAGATTTAGAAGAACTGATTCGCCAAACGCAAGATGCCGTGGCGTTAGTTAAAGAGCAGTCTGCCGCAGAGGCCTACCTCACGTCGTGGATTGATTTTTCGTCTTTGCCAGATTTGCGCCAACCTGGTTCGTTTCCTTGGCAGCGGCGAACCCTTGGGTTGTATGATCCACAGCGCAATCGATCGTTTCCCGTTGATATTTATTGGCCGCAACTGAACACAGCGTCCGAGCAAACGCCCGCGACAGCAGCCCCAGTCATTGTTATTTCCCACGGACTTGGCTCCGATCGAGGAACATATGCCTACTTAGCGCAGCATCTAGCTTCCTACGGCTTTGTGGTAGCAGTCCCTGAACACCCTGGCAGCAATGCCCAGCAGCTTCGAGCGCTGATTTCAGGACAAGCGAGCCAAGTGACGGAACCGAATGAATTTATCAATCGCCCCTTGGATATTCAATTCCTTTTAAATGAACTCGCTGAGTTGTCACAAACCGACCCAACCTTAGCAGGGCGGCTCAATTTGAACCAAGTGGGCATCATTGGACAATCCATGGGTGGATATACCGGCTTGGCCTTGGCCGGAGCACAAATTAACGTGGAGCAGTTAGAGGCAGATTGCACCACTGACACCTTAAATCTGTCGCTGTTACTTCAATGCCGTGCCCTCAATCTTCCTCAACCTTTGCCAGATCTGCGCGATCCTCGCATCAAAGCGGTTTTGGCCATCAACCCGATCGGCAGCAGTCTTTTAGGTGAAGCCGATTATGCCAACATTCAGGTTCCAGTCATGATAGTGAGTGGTACGGCTGACACGATCGCCCCTGCCCTGCCCGAACAAATTCGTCCCTTTACTTGGCTGCAAACGCCCGAACGATATCTGTTGCTTCTACAGGGAGGAACCCACTTCTCATCGATCGATGTTCCTGATCCAGAAGCCTCACTGTCTCAAGGAACACTCGTGCAGTTACCGTCTGAAGTGGTGGGGCCCAATCCGCAAATTGCCCATCTCTACCTTCAGAGTATCGGACTGGCTTTCTTGGGTCTGCATGTGGCAGGTGACTTCACTTATCTGCCGTATTTAGAGGCATCCTACGCCAGATATATTGCCGAGGCCTCGCTACCAATCAGCCTGGTGCACGTGCTGACCCCCGATCAACTCATGAAAGCCATAGAAGAGCAAACGATCGAGCTGGTTTTGCCTAGTACCAGCGCCACGTTACGCCAAAGGGATGCTGAGACGAAGCCCTAG
- a CDS encoding dienelactone hydrolase family protein, which translates to MTSQEIYADWVKVSNGELHMDAYLAHPTATGTFPAVIVIQEIFGVNAHIRDVTERFAKAGYVAIAPAIYQRVAPGFEVGYSPDDVITGRKYKEQTKADELLSDLQATIGYLQSLPLVKPGSIGAIGFCFGGHVAYLAATLSDIRATAAFYGSGIATMTPGGGAPTLTRTAEIQGEIYLFFGTEDPLIPNEQVDQIESELQKHAIRYRLFRYPAGHGFFCDQRSDYDPESAADAWKQVLELFGRTL; encoded by the coding sequence ATGACAAGTCAGGAAATATACGCAGATTGGGTGAAAGTTTCCAATGGCGAGTTACACATGGATGCTTACCTGGCTCATCCCACAGCAACGGGGACCTTTCCAGCCGTGATTGTGATTCAAGAAATTTTTGGCGTCAATGCCCACATCCGTGATGTCACTGAGCGGTTTGCCAAAGCAGGCTATGTGGCGATCGCTCCAGCAATTTATCAGCGTGTGGCTCCAGGGTTTGAAGTGGGGTATAGTCCCGATGATGTTATAACGGGCAGAAAATATAAAGAGCAAACGAAAGCGGATGAATTGCTAAGTGATCTACAGGCGACGATCGGGTATTTGCAATCCTTGCCCTTGGTGAAGCCCGGGTCCATTGGGGCGATCGGGTTTTGCTTTGGTGGTCATGTAGCTTATCTAGCCGCAACCCTGTCAGATATCCGGGCTACGGCCGCTTTCTATGGCAGTGGCATTGCCACGATGACACCCGGTGGTGGTGCTCCCACTCTTACGCGCACAGCCGAGATTCAAGGGGAAATCTACCTGTTTTTTGGCACAGAAGATCCGCTAATTCCCAACGAGCAGGTAGATCAAATTGAATCTGAACTGCAAAAACACGCGATTCGCTATCGGCTTTTCCGCTATCCAGCAGGACATGGTTTCTTCTGCGACCAGCGATCGGACTATGATCCTGAGTCCGCGGCCGATGCCTGGAAACAGGTGCTAGAACTTTTTGGTCGAACCCTATAA
- a CDS encoding GntR family transcriptional regulator — translation MVRFHIQSDSDIPASTQLYNQIRFAIASRQYPPGHRLPSTRQLAMETGLHRNTISKVYRQLELDGIVDAHAGSGIYVRAQGDEGGNSKVRSPLMERYPQAHKLVQKSLDELLSQGCSLTQARELFLAEIDWRLRCSARVLVTAQKQDIGVGELMAQELEKALQIPVQLVPLEELGQVLEQTRSGTVVTSRYFIGDAEAIASPKAVRVIPVDIYDYGAEIQKLLKLPKDSRLGLVSISSGILRAAEVIVHSLRGEDLLIMTTQPQDQFKLTAMVRSAQTIFSFDQASCTAVKAAVAASREDLIRPPQLICCENYIGEKSIALLKRELGLE, via the coding sequence ATGGTTCGGTTTCACATCCAATCCGACAGTGACATCCCGGCATCCACACAGCTATACAATCAAATTCGCTTTGCGATCGCGTCCCGTCAATATCCCCCTGGTCATCGATTGCCCAGCACTCGACAATTAGCAATGGAAACTGGGTTGCATCGCAATACGATTAGCAAGGTGTATCGTCAACTAGAGCTAGATGGCATTGTCGATGCCCACGCAGGATCAGGCATTTATGTACGTGCCCAAGGCGACGAAGGGGGCAACTCTAAAGTTCGCTCTCCGTTAATGGAGCGATATCCACAGGCGCACAAATTAGTGCAAAAAAGTTTAGACGAATTGCTGAGCCAAGGCTGCTCTTTGACCCAAGCTAGAGAATTATTTTTGGCAGAAATTGACTGGCGATTGCGCTGTAGTGCGCGGGTGTTGGTGACGGCACAAAAGCAGGACATTGGTGTGGGCGAGTTGATGGCCCAAGAACTGGAGAAAGCACTACAAATTCCGGTTCAATTAGTTCCCCTTGAAGAATTGGGGCAGGTGCTCGAGCAAACTCGATCGGGTACGGTCGTTACCAGCCGTTATTTCATCGGAGATGCCGAAGCGATCGCCTCTCCCAAGGCGGTGCGCGTGATTCCGGTAGATATCTATGACTATGGGGCAGAAATTCAAAAACTGCTGAAGCTACCTAAAGATAGCCGGTTGGGATTAGTAAGCATCAGTTCTGGCATTTTGCGAGCGGCCGAAGTAATTGTACACAGTTTACGGGGCGAAGATCTGCTGATTATGACCACTCAGCCACAGGATCAGTTTAAGCTGACTGCCATGGTGCGCAGCGCCCAAACCATTTTCAGCTTTGATCAAGCAAGTTGCACAGCCGTGAAAGCAGCCGTAGCCGCCTCGCGTGAAGATTTGATTCGTCCGCCTCAACTCATCTGCTGTGAAAACTATATTGGCGAAAAGTCGATCGCACTGTTAAAACGAGAGTTGGGATTAGAGTAA